Proteins encoded within one genomic window of Salipaludibacillus agaradhaerens:
- a CDS encoding ABC transporter substrate-binding protein yields the protein MRYAKEILLGLSLVLLVACSQTENEAGAEKTDIGSDDLTDVQIMLDWYPNAVHTYLYVAQEKGYFAEEGLDVEIIFPANPTDPINLAATGDVTFGITYQPDIITAQQSGIPIEAVAPVVRSPLNHIIYLDETIETPADLEGKRVGYPGIPVNEVLLETMVTDAGGDIDQVELVDVGFELGSSLVTERVDAVIGAYINHEVPVLKHEGYDVQYFNPVDFGVPSFHELVIVTNETMMEEDPSTVEAFNRAIVKGFNDMKENPAESLDILFEHENQENFPLIREVEEESLDILLAKMESDEESFSSPNEDVWEETVKWLTDTGFLEE from the coding sequence ATGAGATACGCTAAAGAAATATTGTTAGGTTTGTCACTCGTTTTACTAGTCGCATGTAGTCAAACAGAAAACGAGGCAGGTGCTGAGAAGACTGACATTGGATCAGATGACTTAACAGACGTACAAATTATGCTAGACTGGTACCCAAACGCCGTGCATACCTATCTCTATGTAGCGCAAGAAAAAGGGTACTTTGCAGAAGAGGGGCTGGATGTAGAGATAATCTTCCCCGCTAACCCAACAGATCCAATCAATTTAGCAGCTACTGGGGATGTCACGTTTGGTATAACGTATCAACCAGATATTATAACGGCACAACAATCAGGCATTCCTATTGAAGCGGTGGCGCCAGTCGTACGATCCCCTCTGAATCATATTATCTATTTAGATGAGACAATCGAAACACCAGCCGATTTAGAAGGGAAAAGGGTAGGTTATCCTGGTATCCCAGTAAATGAAGTTCTCTTAGAGACAATGGTCACTGACGCAGGTGGGGATATTGATCAGGTTGAACTTGTAGATGTAGGTTTTGAATTGGGCTCCTCTCTTGTAACAGAACGCGTGGATGCTGTTATTGGTGCTTATATTAATCATGAGGTACCAGTTTTGAAACATGAAGGATATGATGTTCAGTATTTTAACCCTGTGGACTTCGGTGTGCCAAGTTTTCATGAATTAGTGATCGTCACAAATGAGACGATGATGGAAGAGGACCCTTCGACAGTAGAGGCCTTCAATAGAGCTATTGTCAAAGGCTTTAATGATATGAAGGAAAACCCAGCTGAGAGCTTAGACATTTTGTTCGAGCATGAAAATCAAGAAAACTTTCCTCTTATTCGAGAAGTGGAAGAGGAAAGTTTGGATATTCTCTTAGCTAAAATGGAAAGTGATGAAGAATCATTTAGCAGTCCAAATGAAGATGTTTGGGAAGAGACGGTTAAATGGTTAACTGATACAGGATTTTTAGAAGAATAA
- a CDS encoding ABC transporter ATP-binding protein translates to MKSAPSLAFKDVSFGYEEKHHDSPLIFEEMSLSVNENEFVVILGPSGSGKSTFFRLASGLEQPDSGQISIRGKEMKERLGEVGYMPQKGLLLPWRTVMENGRLPLEIKGVPKKEAEEKVKDYIDKFGLKGTENKLPHQLSGGMQQRVSFLRAMLSGSDILLLDEPFSALDSLTRFMMQEWLLTQWHQWPKTIIFITHDMEEAIFLADRILVLTQKTRKKELAEIPVPLPRPRTDEVRITPTFMKLKEKLLKEMRGEV, encoded by the coding sequence ATGAAAAGTGCCCCATCATTAGCTTTTAAAGATGTTTCCTTTGGTTATGAGGAGAAGCACCATGATTCCCCGCTAATCTTTGAAGAGATGAGTTTATCTGTTAACGAGAATGAATTTGTGGTGATTTTAGGACCGAGTGGATCTGGAAAGTCCACATTCTTTCGTCTCGCTTCAGGGCTTGAGCAACCAGATAGTGGTCAAATTAGTATCCGTGGTAAGGAAATGAAAGAGCGACTAGGAGAAGTGGGGTACATGCCCCAAAAAGGTCTCTTACTCCCATGGCGAACGGTCATGGAGAATGGCCGACTCCCCCTTGAAATTAAGGGGGTACCTAAAAAAGAAGCTGAAGAGAAAGTCAAAGATTATATAGACAAGTTTGGTCTTAAAGGGACAGAGAACAAGCTCCCCCACCAACTTTCTGGTGGCATGCAACAACGTGTTTCTTTTTTACGCGCAATGCTTTCAGGAAGTGATATTCTCTTACTTGATGAACCGTTTAGTGCATTGGACTCATTGACAAGATTTATGATGCAAGAGTGGTTGTTGACGCAATGGCATCAATGGCCAAAAACAATTATTTTTATCACCCACGATATGGAAGAAGCGATTTTTTTAGCTGATAGAATTTTGGTACTTACCCAAAAAACGCGTAAAAAAGAATTAGCTGAGATTCCTGTACCGTTACCACGCCCGAGGACTGATGAAGTACGGATAACACCTACTTTTATGAAGCTAAAAGAGAAGCTGTTAAAAGAAATGAGAGGGGAAGTATGA
- a CDS encoding ABC transporter permease yields MNRIKGIWHYSTAILLGLMVLAGWEVGARVYDKPFILPSPSGIMLKLWELKDVLFTVHLLATLEVILLGLGISIVFGVSLAVLMNRSQLAERTFFPFVIASQTIPIIALAPIFVIWFGYTIWSKVAVTVLITFFPITVSTFDGLRAASKELQDLLKTMGASPAQIFRKVQLPSSLPYFFSGLKVAVTLSVIGAAIGEWLGASKGLGYFSRRMMTQMDGAGVFAPIVLLSVLGIILFLLIKLIENILTNKWRQ; encoded by the coding sequence ATGAACAGGATTAAGGGGATATGGCATTATAGTACAGCGATACTTTTAGGGTTGATGGTACTAGCAGGTTGGGAGGTTGGCGCCAGGGTGTATGATAAACCCTTTATTTTACCATCACCTTCAGGGATCATGCTTAAATTGTGGGAGCTAAAAGACGTGCTTTTCACTGTTCATTTGTTAGCTACGTTAGAAGTCATCCTACTCGGATTAGGTATCTCGATTGTGTTTGGCGTCTCATTAGCGGTACTCATGAATCGTAGTCAATTGGCTGAACGAACATTTTTTCCATTTGTTATTGCCTCCCAGACGATACCGATCATTGCTTTGGCACCTATTTTTGTTATTTGGTTTGGGTACACCATCTGGAGTAAAGTGGCTGTCACTGTTCTAATTACATTTTTTCCAATTACAGTGAGTACATTTGATGGATTGCGGGCTGCAAGTAAAGAATTGCAAGATTTGTTAAAAACGATGGGCGCATCGCCGGCCCAAATTTTTCGTAAAGTTCAACTCCCATCTTCATTGCCCTACTTTTTTTCTGGTTTGAAAGTAGCTGTTACATTAAGTGTTATTGGAGCGGCCATTGGGGAATGGCTTGGCGCAAGTAAAGGCCTTGGGTACTTTAGCCGTCGTATGATGACGCAGATGGATGGTGCTGGGGTTTTTGCCCCAATCGTTCTCTTGTCCGTATTAGGTATCATCCTTTTTCTACTTATTAAATTAATTGAAAATATACTAACGAATAAATGGAGGCAATAA